The following are encoded together in the Equus quagga isolate Etosha38 chromosome 15, UCLA_HA_Equagga_1.0, whole genome shotgun sequence genome:
- the RFLNA gene encoding refilin-A, translated as MVGHLHLQGMEESLKEKSREGLLDSPDSGLPPSPSPSPPFYSPAPGILDARAGGAGASSEPPGPGEARAPPPLPPKPPALEMRPRMLPVFFGESIEVNPEPTHEIRCNSEVKYASEKHFRDKVFYAPVPTVTAYSETIVAAPNCTWRSYRSQLTLEPRPRALRFRSTTIIFPKRARSSFRTTLMGARGESQEGWWGQGQVYLTVGKRPPQICVHQQDAAQPRAREKAARSETGACAAPHAGHGLAATTLIQLQLPEPRSPS; from the exons ATGGTGGGCCACCTGCATCTGCAGGGCATGGAGGAGAGCCTCAAGGAGAAGAGCCGGGAGGGCCTGCTGGACAGCCCAGACTCCGGGttgccccccagccccagccccagcccgccCTTCTACTCCCCGGCGCCTGGCATCCTCGACGCCCGCGCCGGGGGCGCCGGCGCCTCCTCGGAGCCCCCCGGACCCGGCGAGGCCAGAGCG cccccgcccctccccccgaAGCCACCAGCGCTCGAGATGCGGCCCCGGATGCTGCCCGTGTTCTTTGGGGAGAGCATTGAGGTGAACCCTGAACCCACACACGAGATCCG ctgcAACTCTGAGGTCAAGTACGCCTCGGAGAAGCACTTCCGGGACAAGGTCTTCTACGCGCCGGTGCCCACGGTCACGGCCTACAGCGAGACCATCGTGGCGGCGCCCAACTGCACGTGGCGCAGCTACCGCAGCCAGCTGACCCTGGAGCCGCGGCCGCGCGCACTGCGCTTCCGCAGCACCACCATCATCTTTCCGAAGCGCGCGCGCAGCTCCTTCCGCACCACCCT GATGGGGGCCAGGGGTGAGAGCCAGGAGGGGTGGTGGGGCCAAGGACAGGTCTACCTCACTGTGGGGAAGAGGCCTCCGCAGATCTGCGTGCACCAGCAGGACGCAGCCCAGCCTCGGGCCCGCGAGAAGGCAGCCCGCTCCGAGACGGGAGCCTGTGCAGCCCCGCACGCCGGTCACGGCCTCGCAGCCACTACGCTCATTCagctgcagctgcctgagccGCGGTCGCCATCCTGA